The Zonotrichia albicollis isolate bZonAlb1 chromosome 9, bZonAlb1.hap1, whole genome shotgun sequence genome has a window encoding:
- the GRK7 gene encoding rhodopsin kinase GRK7, whose product MQKQFVSLVFFRSPHTPLAGRSAVQLQHSSWASYSFCLNQALPPQGLAKMCDMGGLDNLIANTAYLQARKSGEGDTKEMQKRRKSLSLPKIEDCKEHRESVAGDYDSICEQQPIGKKFFRDFLETVPEYLLARDFLDEVSSWELAEDNIKSSCMEIMVTNYLKEGGRNYLSFMSSDLVSKCKAATVKDYENIVQLAKEETKVFFKDKPFQDFQNSPFYDKFIQWKVFEKQPVTEKYFSEFRVLGKGGFGEVCAIQVKNTGKMYACKKLDKKRLKKKSGEKMALLEKEILEKVNSPFIVTLAYAYETKTHLCLVMSLMNGGDLKYHIYNVGERGLEMKRIIFYSAQITCGILHLHSIKIVYRDMKPENVLLDDNGNCRLSDLGLAVQVKEGKSITQRAGTNGYMAPEILKEEDYSYPVDWFAMGCTIYEMVAGRTPFKDFKEKVNKDEVRRRTLEDEVKFEHAGFTEEAKDICKLFLAKKKEERLGSRNEDDDPRKHSFFKTINFHRLEANLVDPPFVPDPSVVYAKDVADIADFSEIRGIEFDDKDKKFFKKFATGAVPIPWQEEIIETGLFDELNDPNRVVSGGYANGGEAKSGVCLLL is encoded by the exons ATGCAAAAGCAGTTCGTTTCCCTGGTGTTTTTCAGAAGCCCTCACACACCACTAGCAGGGAGAAGTGCAGTGCAGCtacagcacagctcctgggcCAGTTACTCATTTTGTCTGAACCAGGCTCTGCCACCCCAAGGGCTTGCCAAGATGTGTGACATGGGGGGGCTCGACAACCTGATTGCCAACACTGCCTACCTCCAGGCAAGGAAGAGTGGAGAAGGAGACACCAAGGAGATGCAAAAGAGGCGTAAGAGCCTCTCGCTGCCCAAGATTGAGGACTGCAAAGAGCACAGAGAGTCTGTTGCTGGTGACTATGACAGTATCTGTGAGCAGCAGCCCATTGGCAAGAAATTCTTCAGAGATTTCTTAGAGACAGTGCCAGAATATTTGTTAGCTAGAGACTTCCTGGATGAGGTGTCAAGCTGGGAGTTGGCAGAGGACAATATCAAGAGCAGTTGCATGGAGATTATGGTCACCAATTATCTTAAGGAAGGCGGCAGAAACTATCTGTCTTTCATGAGCTCTGACTTGGTCAGCAAATGCAAAGCAGCTACTGTAAAAGACTATGAGAACATCGTGCAGCTGGCCAAGGAGGAAACCAAAGTCTTCTTTAAAGACAAGCCTTTCCAGGACTTCCAGAACAGCCCCTTCTATGACAAATTCATCCAATGGAAAGTGTTTGAGAAGCAACCAGTAACTGAGAAATACTTCTCTGAGTTCCGAGTGCTGGGCAAAGGTGGCTTTGGAGAG GTTTGTGCCATCCAGGTCAAAAATACTGGCAAAATGTATGCCTGCAAGAAACTGGATAAGAAAAGGTTGAAAAAGAAAAGTGGAGAGAAGATGGCCCTGCTGGAGAAAGAGATCCTGGAGAAGGTCAACAGCCCTTTCATAGTCACACTAGCTTATGCCTATGAGACCAAAACCCATCTGTGTCTTGTTATGAGCCTCATGAATGGAGGGGATCTGAAGTATCACATCTACAATGTGGGAGAAAGGGGTTTGGAAATGAAAAGGATCATCTTTTACTCAGCTCAGATAACCTGTGGGATTCTGCATCTCCATTCCATCAAAATTGTGTACCGGGATATGAAACCAGAGAATGTCCTCCTGGATGATAATGGGAATTGCAGACTGTCTGATCTTGGATTGGCAGTGCAAGTCAAAGAGGGAAAGAGCATCACCCAGAGG GCTGGCACAAATGGCTACATGGCTCCCGAGATCCTGAAGGAAGAGGACTACAGCTATCCTGTGGACTGGTTTGCTATGGGCTGCACTATTTATGAGATGGTTGCTGGGAGAACACCATTCAAGGATTTCAAAGAAAAGGTCAATAAGGATGAGGTTAGAAGAAGAACTCTGGAAGATGAGGTGAAATTTGAACATGCTGGCTTTACAGAAGAAGCGAAAGATATTTGCAAGCTGTTTTTGGCTAAGAAAAAAGAGGAACGTTTGGGAAGCAG GAATGAAGACGATGACCCAAGAAAACACAGCTTCTTCAAAACGATAAATTTCCACAGGTTAGAGGCAAACCTTGTTGACCCTCCATTTGTGCCAGATCCATCAGTTGTCTATGCCAAAGATGTTGCAGACATTGCTGACTTCTCTGAAATACGAGGAATTGAGTTTGATGACAAAGACAAGAAGTTCTTCAAAAAGTTTGCGACAGGTGCTGTCCCTATACCCTGGCAGGAGGAAATCATCGAGACGGGACTGTTTGACGAACTGAACGACCCCAACAGAGTGGTTTCTGGAGGTTATGCAAACGGAGGGGAAGCTAAGTCAGgagtttgtttgttgttgtaa